A single window of Coffea eugenioides isolate CCC68of chromosome 7, Ceug_1.0, whole genome shotgun sequence DNA harbors:
- the LOC113778327 gene encoding acyl-coenzyme A oxidase 2, peroxisomal — MMASRTQNPGIQAPENDQENQQNPVTTLATTPWRRIERLSLHLNPFSSNHYDLSHQQMTMLICAARAKKIEVKVVELSSFMRGKHRDIQEQVFDYFKSRPELQTPLEISKDEHRELCMRQLVGLVREANIRPFKYVVEDPAKYFAIAEAVGSVDMSLAIKMGVQYSLWGGSILNLGTKKHRDKYFDGIDNMEYPGCFAMTELHHGSNVQGLQTVATFDPLTDEFIINTPNDGAIKWWIGNAAVHGKFASVFAKLMLPTHDTKGTSDMGVHAFIVPIRDLRTHKPLPGVEIHDCGHKVGLNGVDNGALRFCSVRIPRDNLLNRFGDVSRDGKYTSSLPSISKRFGATLGELVGGRVVLAYSSSGVLKIAATIAIRYSLLRQQFGPPKQPEITILDYQSHQHKLMPMLASTYAFHFATLHLVDKYCEMKKTHDEESVGDVHSLSAGLKAYVTSYTAKSLNTCREACGGHGYAAVNRFGSLRNDHDIFQTFEGDNTVLLQQVAIDLLKQYKQKFQGGSLAVTWNYLKESMNTYLSQPNPVTSRWEGEDHLRDPKFQLDAFRYRTSRLLQSVAARLQKHSKTLGGFGAWNRCLNHLLTLAESHIESVILERFIEAVRSCPDEGSRSALKLVCDLYALDRIWNDIGTYRNVDYVAPNKAKAIHKLTEYLSFQVRNIARELVDAFDLPDYVIRAPIGLQTAGEAYSQYTQHVGF; from the exons ATGATGGCATCAAGAACCCAAAATCCCGGCATTCAAGCGCCTGAAAATGATCAAGAAAACCAACAAAATCCAGTCACCACGCTGGCCACCACTCCGTGGCGGCGAATTGAGCGGCTATCGTTGCATCTAAACCCCTTCTCATCCAACCATTATGATCTATCGCACCAGCAGATGACGATGTTAATTTGCGCGGCAAGAGCAAAGAAGATTGAGGTAAAAGTGGTGGAGCTGTCGAGTTTCATGAGAGGAAAGCATAGAGATATACAGGAGCAAGTATTTGACTACTTCAAGTCAAGGCCTGAGCTGCAAACCCCACTCGAGATATCAAAAGATGAGCACAGGGAGCTTTGCATGAGGCAGCTTGTTGGGCTTGTCAGAGAAGCTAATATTAGACCCTTTAAATATGTGGTTGAAGATCCTGCTAAATATTTCGCTATTGCTGAAGCTGTTGGTAGTGTTGACATGTCCCTTGCGATCAAGATGGGCGTGCAGTACAG TCTCTGGGGTGGGTCTATTCTCAACTTGGGAACTAAAAAGCATAGGGATAAATACTTTGATGGTATAGACAACATGGAGTACCCTGGGTGTTTTGCAATGACAGAGCTTCACCATG GATCAAATGTTCAAGGCCTTCAGACTGTTGCAACATTTGATCCACTAACAGATGAATTCATTATCAACACACCAAATGATGGAGCTATCAAGTGGTGGATTGGGAATGCTGCAGTCCATGGAAAgtttgcctcagtttttgcaAAGCTGATGTTACCAACTCATGATACAAAAGGTACTTCTGATATGGGTGTTCATGCCTTTATTGTTCCAATTAGGGATCTCAGGACCCATAAGCCGCTGCCTGGGGTTGAAATACATGATTGTGGCCATAAAGTTGGCCTCAATGGAGTAGATAATGGAGCACTAAGATTCTGTTCAGTGAGGATTCCACGAGATAATCTTCTTAATCGTTTTGGAGATGTCTCACGGGATGGGAAATACACCAGCAGCCTGCCTAGTATCAGTAAAAGATTTGGAGCTACATTAGGGGAACTTGTAGGAGGAAGAGTCGTCCTTGCATATTCTTCAAGCGGTGTCCTTAAGATTGCTGCCACAATTGCTATAAGGTATTCTCTACTGCGCCAGCAGTTTGGTCCTCCCAAGCAACCTGAGATTACTATACTTGATTACCAGTCTCATCAGCACAAGCTAATGCCAATGCTGGCTTCAACTTATGCATTCCATTTTGCCACACTTCACTTGGTGGATAAATATTGTGAAATGAAGAAGACACATGATGAAGAGTCGGTTGGGGATGTCCATTCACTTTCTGCTGGACTCAAGGCCTATGTTACCTCTTATACTGCAAAGTCATTGAACACATGTAGAGAAGCTTGTGGAGGCCATGGTTATGCTGCCGTAAATAGGTTTGGTAGCTTGAGAAATGATCATGATATATTCCAGACATTTGAAGGGGATAACACCGTTCTTCTTCAGCAG GTGGCGATTGACTTATTGAAGCAGTATAAACAGAAGTTCCAGGGGGGATCACTTGCCGTCACATGGAACTATTTGAAAGAGTCCATGAACACTTATCTTTCTCAGCCTAACCCAGTAACTTCCAGATGGGAAGGTGAAGACCATCTGCGGGATCCAAAATTCCAGTTGGATGCCTTCAGA TATCGTACATCTCGATTGCTTCAAAGTGTTGCTGCCCGACTTCAGAAACACTCCAAAACTCTTGGAGGGTTTGGTGCTTGGAATAGATGTTTGAATCACCTTTTGACGCTTGCTGAGTCCCATATTGAATCTGTCATTCTTGAAAGATTCATTGAAGCAGTGCGAAG CTGTCCTGATGAAGGTTCCCGAAGTGCTCTGAAGCTTGTTTGTGATCTTTACGCTTTAGATAGAATTTGGAATGATATAGGGACTTATCGCAATGTGGACTATGTGGCCCCAAACAAAGCTAAG GCCATTCACAAGTTGACAGAGTACCTGAGTTTCCAAGTTAGGAATATTGCAAGGGAACTTGTTGACGCCTTTGATCTTCCAGATTATGTCATCAGGGCTCCGATTGGATTGCAGACTGCAGGCGAAGCTTATTCACAGTATACTCAACATGTTGGCTTCTAG
- the LOC113778576 gene encoding uncharacterized protein LOC113778576: MAENDSFSDGRGKDRVVLGDVTNQLGKSRFHSISGGGICENVDKKENKRLVTKFVNASDKDRGKRACISPRPCSQISSLKGNVIMGVSRISPEVKDPKLLDNEVGGSVIHATAQAGDNSRGSCEDGFLRPNCASESDCVEVICDSEEGRVGSGGSQDDSDHNTQVSGNDGDDHDVDNLVMSQTGSVDCARLPESQESRTFELERCSGLKTDGCSNLAADIDLIKACSCSFCTKAGYIWLDLHYQDMKGRITALKKSQKDASILVERSCRNKGAGKHDQGSSSSASNLEHDLMTQWRSLFSHMEGIFEREAKEQEISLASIKDLRDKCKTELEVINGKAPDSQ, encoded by the exons ATGGCTGAGAATGATAGCTTTTCTGATGGGCGTGGCAAAGATCGGGTAGTTTTAGGTGATGTGACAAATCAACTTGGTAAAAGTAGGTTTCATTCAATTTCAGGAGGTGGGATCtgtgaaaatgttgataagaaagaaaacaagaggcTTGTAACCAAATTTGTTAATGCGAGTGACAAGGATAGGGGTAAAAGGGCTTGTATATCGCCTCGGCCGTGTAGTCAGATTAGTTCCTTGAAGGGAAACGTTATAATGGGCGTTTCGAGGATATCACCTGAAGTTAAGGATCCCAAGTTGTTGGATAATGAAGTAGGTGGTTCGGTTATCCATGCTACTGCACAAGCTGGTGATAATTCGAGAGGTAGTTGTGAAGATGGTTTTTTGAGGCCTAATTGTGCATCTGAGAGTGATTGTGTTGAAGTAATTTGTGATAGTGAGGAAGGTAGAGTTGGTTCTGGAGGCTCTCAAGATGATAGTGATCATAATACACAAGTTTCGGGGAATGATGGTGATGATCATGATGTTGACAACTTGGTTATGAGTCAGACTGGCTCTGTTGATTGTGCAAGGTTGCCAGAGTCTCAGGAGTCTAGAACCTTTGAGTTAGAGCGATGCAGTGGACTGAAGACTGATGGGTGCTCTAATTTGGCGGCAGATATTGACTTGATAAAAGCTTGTTCATGTTCATTCTGTACAAAAG CTGGTTATATATGGTTAGACCTCCACTACCAAGATATGAAAGGTCGAATAACAG CACTAAAAAAGAGTCAAAAGGATGCAAGCATTCTGGTTGAAAGAAGTTGCAGGAATAAAGGAGCTGGTAAACATGATCAAGGAAGCTCTAGCTCAGCATCAAATTTAGAACATGATCTGATGACTCAGTGGAGGTCCCTGTTTTCACATATGGAGGGTATATTTGAACGTGAGGCCAAGGAACAA